The stretch of DNA TCAGCAATAATGAATGCATCAGGACGTAAGCTTCTGATTTTTCCAATAATTCCAACACCGAATTTTTTAACAAGAGGTGTTCCTGCTTCAAGAAGAATTCTGTCATTGTCTGGTAAATCATTGATAATTCTTTCCATTGCAGCTTCATTATCCAAGTCAAGTGCAACTTGCAAGTATGGTGGTGACCAAAGTTTTTTGACTTTGAATCCCATGATTGGGTGAGTTCCACGATCTTTTTCTGCGAGTACTTTTTCGATAGATGGGTATCCTTCCATTGCTCTTCTGATTGCTAATTTTGTTGCTCCGTAGTTATATTGATAGATTTTTCTGTAGTCTTTTGCAGAAGGGTCTATGAATACACTTACGTTGATTACAATATCCTCTACAATCTCTTTTGGGATATATCCATCTTCCACTGCATCAGCTACAGCCCTTGCAACTGCAGTTTGTGCAGGTCCAAATATTTTACTAGCATCATCTAAATCACCAACGGTTACTTTAGGAATGATTAAAGTAGCAGGCTTGGTCATTAGGTTAGGTCTGATTACACTTGTCAAAGGAGTGTGGCCTACAGAAAGGTTAGATAAACCATTTGCGAAAGCTTGGCCAACAGGTCCGAATTTGTCACCAATCAATAAATCGATGTGTGCTAATTCAGGGCCGTCTCCAATAAGAGCTTCTCCTATTTTATACATTGGGTCCATTAAATTTCCTCCGTTATTAATAACATTTTATAATATATTTTAATTTGTAAATATAATTATTGGAAGTTAATCCTTCTTGAAATATCCTTAGGCAAAGGCAATCTTCTGAAAGGTTTTCCTTCACATTTCTCATTTATCTCAGCAATCAATTCTTCAACTGTCATTTCGACCTTTTCACCGGTTTCACGGACAGTCACTTGGAATTTTCCAGATTCCATTTCCTTATCTCCAACTACAAAAGTGTATGGAATCCATTCTTTTGCCGCATTTCTGATTTTTTTACCAACGCTTTCATCTCTATCATCAATATCTACACGAATGCTGGAAGCGTTGATCTTTTCATACAATCCTTCTGCGAATTCCTTGTGGTTTTCACCAACGGTTAAAATCCTTGCTTGGATTGGACTTAACCAAGTCGGCAACATTGGAGCGCGTTCATTGATTTCCAATGCGGTCTTTTCAAGCATTGCACATAAAACCCTTTCAATACTTCCAGTCGGTGAAGTGTGCAGGATTGTTGGATTGTGCTGTTCGCCGTCTTCACCTAAATATGTAATTCCAAATCTTTTACCGCTTTCAACATCGATTTGTACAGTTGGGTTTTCAATTGGACGACCTAAAGCGTCAATATTGGCCAAATCGATTTTGCATACCCAGTAATGATGTCTTTCCGGTAAGATTTCTAAAAGGATTGGTTTGCCAAATTTTTTGGCAATTTCATACATCCATTCTTCATTGTCATCAAAGAAGTCTTGAGTTGCTCTGAAGATTACTTCAAAGTCCAATTCCAGATCCTTACCGGTTTGCATACACATGTCAGTCTGGTTAGAGAATTCTTCAAGAGATGAAGGAACATCTGCACAGAATGAATGACAATCAGGCATGGTGAATGCTCTTAATCTTTTAAGACCTACAACTTCTCCTTTTTTCTCATAACGGAAACTGTAGGTAGACAATTCATAGATTTTTGCAGGGAAGTTTTTCCAAGTCAGATATGAGTCGGCCATTATTCTGAATGCACCGAAACAGCATGCGAATCTAAGCATCAAGTTCTTTTTGGTGTCGGTTCTGTATTGCCTTTCACCGAACTTGTATGCATGCTGATAGATAGCTTCATTATCCAAATCATAAAAGATTGGAGTTTCAACAGGCATTGCTCCACGTTCAACTGTAAGATTGTATACATAATCAGCGAGCAAATCCCTTATTAAACGTCCTTTAGGATACCATCTGAGGTTTCCAACGTCAGATGCAGGTTCATAATCACAAATTTCCTTTTCTCTCATCAATTTGACATGTGGAGGTTCACCTTCGTCAGATGCACCTTGGCCAAGTTCA from Methanobrevibacter sp. YE315 encodes:
- a CDS encoding bifunctional 5,6,7,8-tetrahydromethanopterin hydro-lyase/3-hexulose-6-phosphate synthase, coding for MYKIGEALIGDGPELAHIDLLIGDKFGPVGQAFANGLSNLSVGHTPLTSVIRPNLMTKPATLIIPKVTVGDLDDASKIFGPAQTAVARAVADAVEDGYIPKEIVEDIVINVSVFIDPSAKDYRKIYQYNYGATKLAIRRAMEGYPSIEKVLAEKDRGTHPIMGFKVKKLWSPPYLQVALDLDNEAAMERIINDLPDNDRILLEAGTPLVKKFGVGIIGKIRSLRPDAFIIADLKTLDVGRVEVKMAADETADAVAISGLGTVESIAKAIHETQKQGIYSILDMMNVAGFEKKLAKLPDDLKPDIVLLHRNVDMETYRAEHGEDTSDMTEWGNIKDIKKLLGEKGLVAVAGGIKPNNVEEAIEKGANIIIAGRYIIGSRDVRRAAQDFLEHFDPDPDNMRLAMDEDENIEVKDD
- a CDS encoding threonine--tRNA ligase; the encoded protein is MRILLIHSDYLNYNVKNKTPVAEDIEEAKKEGSFDDSLVVFTAVEKDDENNPEGIVKNLVSEVKKTNDQVKAENIVLYPYAHLSSSLSSPKVAVQILKDAEEALLAEDFNVKRVPFGWYKAFEISCKGHPLSELSRTITADDAEEEKAERKPSTWQILEGDKITQIEDFKFDNKAFKQLVDYELGQGASDEGEPPHVKLMREKEICDYEPASDVGNLRWYPKGRLIRDLLADYVYNLTVERGAMPVETPIFYDLDNEAIYQHAYKFGERQYRTDTKKNLMLRFACCFGAFRIMADSYLTWKNFPAKIYELSTYSFRYEKKGEVVGLKRLRAFTMPDCHSFCADVPSSLEEFSNQTDMCMQTGKDLELDFEVIFRATQDFFDDNEEWMYEIAKKFGKPILLEILPERHHYWVCKIDLANIDALGRPIENPTVQIDVESGKRFGITYLGEDGEQHNPTILHTSPTGSIERVLCAMLEKTALEINERAPMLPTWLSPIQARILTVGENHKEFAEGLYEKINASSIRVDIDDRDESVGKKIRNAAKEWIPYTFVVGDKEMESGKFQVTVRETGEKVEMTVEELIAEINEKCEGKPFRRLPLPKDISRRINFQ